The Aphis gossypii isolate Hap1 unplaced genomic scaffold, ASM2018417v2 Contig00887, whole genome shotgun sequence genome window below encodes:
- the LOC126548832 gene encoding U6 snRNA-associated Sm-like protein LSm2 isoform X1, with the protein MVPTYCKFVIFNKIVRLTSKMLFYSFFKTLVGHEIIVELKNDICVTGRLHSVDQFLNIKLIEVCVSDPEKYPYMNYISESFIRGSVVRYVQLPVNSVDSQLLQDAARKEITIR; encoded by the exons ATG gtacctacctactgcaagtttgttattttcaataaaattgtccGTTTGACTTCGAAAAtg CTATTCtactcattttttaaaacacttgtGGGGCATGAAATTATAGTTGAACTTAAGAATGACATCTG tgtCACTGGAAGATTGCATTCTGttgatcaatttttaaatatcaaacttATAGAAGTCTGTGTAAGTGATCCAGAAAAATACCCATACAtg aattatatatcAGAATCTTTCATCAGAGGTTCAGTTGTTCGATATGTACAACTTCCAGTTAATTCTGTTGATTCACAATTGTTACAAGATGCTGCTCGGAAGGAAATTACCAttcgataa
- the LOC126548832 gene encoding U6 snRNA-associated Sm-like protein LSm2 isoform X2: MVPTYCKFVIFNKIVRLTSKMLFYSFFKTLVGHEIIVELKNDICVTGRLHSVDQFLNIKLIEVCNYISESFIRGSVVRYVQLPVNSVDSQLLQDAARKEITIR; this comes from the exons ATG gtacctacctactgcaagtttgttattttcaataaaattgtccGTTTGACTTCGAAAAtg CTATTCtactcattttttaaaacacttgtGGGGCATGAAATTATAGTTGAACTTAAGAATGACATCTG tgtCACTGGAAGATTGCATTCTGttgatcaatttttaaatatcaaacttATAGAAGTCTGT aattatatatcAGAATCTTTCATCAGAGGTTCAGTTGTTCGATATGTACAACTTCCAGTTAATTCTGTTGATTCACAATTGTTACAAGATGCTGCTCGGAAGGAAATTACCAttcgataa
- the LOC126548832 gene encoding U6 snRNA-associated Sm-like protein LSm2 isoform X3 has product MLFYSFFKTLVGHEIIVELKNDICVTGRLHSVDQFLNIKLIEVCVSDPEKYPYMNYISESFIRGSVVRYVQLPVNSVDSQLLQDAARKEITIR; this is encoded by the exons Atg CTATTCtactcattttttaaaacacttgtGGGGCATGAAATTATAGTTGAACTTAAGAATGACATCTG tgtCACTGGAAGATTGCATTCTGttgatcaatttttaaatatcaaacttATAGAAGTCTGTGTAAGTGATCCAGAAAAATACCCATACAtg aattatatatcAGAATCTTTCATCAGAGGTTCAGTTGTTCGATATGTACAACTTCCAGTTAATTCTGTTGATTCACAATTGTTACAAGATGCTGCTCGGAAGGAAATTACCAttcgataa
- the LOC126555502 gene encoding uncharacterized protein LOC126555502, translating into MCHDQKLQLLKTLQCLTKWLIVLSYYHNFKDAKIVLRHMLHTIHIIKQIEEKTLCIAYACVAVSEYYFKLQQFDEAWSWGAKAILELHKNSGHLKVIVLSHGVKVCTVLNKLNIARMLKTQMNAFKEEISDYTLYHVLLNESHYFYTIYQQQHILPWLFRNHYILLDYSRNLFGYYNLHTAMIMVEYVTLRHAVRNGFLLKFIIDDTMRCLLQAINIMHKIGLPDDNMLLVKAYQMKTLVVQDLVVGLENEYPYSIGLNDFTERIERQNIKRESREMLRKAEIFHLNFLEKNLKSAIRNTLVTAHLHTYLGRFYIFQKNYSRSKELLFRALEIKKLLLGENHISFAQTLSVLARLHVTSNKFQEAEVLYLQVIKIYQNSLDGPHLELQLTILELMEIYKNLNNTEKWNRYSNYFTWLNKTYNEWLLELQSIGIDNNCKKEDFSLEKFKCILNKCNCN; encoded by the exons ATGTGTCACGACCAAAAATTACAACTTCTCAAAACCCTTCAATGCCTGACAAA gtggttaatagttttatcatattaCCATAATTTCAAAGAtgctaaaatagttttaagacATATGCTTCACACTATTcacataattaaacaaattgaagaaaaaacacTGTGCATAGCGTATGCATGTGTAGCTGTGTCcgaatactattttaaattacagcaATTTGATGAG gCTTGGTCTTGGGGAGCTAAAGCTATCCTTGAACTTCACAAGAACAGTGGACACTTGAAAGTTATTGTCCTAAGTCATGGCGTTAAAGTTTGTACTGTATTGAACAAACTTAACATAGCACGTATGTTGAAGACTCAAATGAATGCATTCAAAGAAGAAATTAGTGATTACACTCTTTATCATGTGTTATTGAATGAATCacactatttttatactatatatcaaCAACAACATATATTACCATGGTTATTTCGTAACCACTAT attttattagacTATTCACGCAATTTAtttggttattataatttacacactGCAATGATTATGGTTGAGTATGTAACTCTTCGCCATGCAGTTCGAAAtggttttctattaaaatttattattgatgatactat GCGGTGTTTACTACAAGCCATAAATATCATGCACAAAATTGGCTTACCGGATGACAATATGTTGTTAGTGAAAGCCTATCAGATGAAAACATTAGTGGTCCAAGATCTAGTGGTGGGTTTAGAGAATGAATATCCATATAGTATTGGTTTAAATG ATTTTACTGAAAGAATTgaaagacaaaatataaaacgggAATCGCGGGAAATGTTAAGAAAAGCTGAGATATTTCACTTAAATTTCTtagagaaaaatttaaaatcagctATAAGGAACACCCTGGTTACAGCACATTTACATACTTATCTAGgacgtttttatatttttcagaaaaattattcg CGATCTAAAGAATTGCTTTTTAGAGCGcttgaaatcaaaaaattattattaggtgaAAACCACATATCATTTGCCCAAACTTTAAGTGTGTTAGCTCGTTTGCACGTAACATCAAACAAATTTCAAGAAGCTGAAGTACTTTATTTGcaagtgataaaaatat ATCAAAATTCCCTCGATGGCCCTCACCTAGAACTTCAGTTAACTATATTAGAATTGatggaaatttataaaaatttaaataatacagaaaAGTGGAATCgttattctaattattttacgtggttaaataaaacatataatgagTGGTTATTAGAGTTGCAATCTATAGGAATAgataataactgtaaaaaagAAGATTTTAGTTTGGAAAagtttaaatgcatattaaataaatgcaattgtaactaa